The Oxalobacter aliiformigenes nucleotide sequence TGCCTCGATAAAGGTTTTTCCGGGAATCTGTTGTTGCATCTTGTGGAAAATCCCCTTGTCGGTAGCCACAATGAAAGTTGTGGCATCCATGGTTTTCGCCGCATTCAGAATCTGGGATGTCGAGCCCACCACATCGGCCTGTGCCACCACAGAAGCGGGCGATTCGGGATGAACCAGTACTTTCGCACCCGGATGCTCCTGTTTCAGCAGATACAGTTCGGCTGCCTTGAATTCGTCATGGACAAGACAGGACCCCTGCCATAACAACATGTCGGCACTGGTCTGTTCCTGAATATAACTTCCCAGATGCCGATCCGGGCCCCAGAGAATTTTTTTGCCTTCTTCATGCAAATGCCTGACGATTTCCAGTCCGATGGAAGATGTGGCCATCCAGTCGGCGCGAGCCTTGACGGCTGCGCTGGTATTGGCATAGACGACAACCGTCCTGTCCGGATGGGCATCGCAAAACGCAGCGAATTCATCGGCAGGGCACCCCAGATCGAGCGAGCAGCAGGCATCCAGATCAGGCATCAGGATTTTTTTGTCAGGGCTCAGTATTTTGGCTGTTTCTCCCATGAAACGGACACCCGCGACAACCAGCGTTTTTGCCGGATTGTCCCGTCCGAAACGGGCCATCTCAAGCGAGTCCGCCACACAACCGCCTGTTTCCTCAGCCAGATCCTGAATATCGCCATCGACATAGTAATGCGCAACCAGAACCGCGTTCTTTTCTTTCAGGAGTTTTTTGATTTTCTCCCGGTATTCCTGTTTTTCCTGTCGCGACAACTCTCTCGGAACACGGGCCCAGGCATTGGCCACGGTACGTGCTCCGCTTTGCATTTCGGGCAATTCGTATTGAACTTCCTTGATTCCAGAATTTTGCATTTTATCGACTGAAAATAATGAGACTAATATTTCAACTATCGCACAAACCGGAAAAAATGTCAGGAAAAGTCCGGATTTAGGTCCTATTCAATACCCTGGCTGTGCAGATATTCATCGTAACTTCCCCTGAAATCGATAATCTGCCCGTCTCTGACTTCAAGAATCCGTGTGGCCAGCGAAGAAACGAACTCGCGGTCATGCGAAACGAACAGAAGCGTTCCGGTATATTTTTCCAGAGCGATATTCAATGCCTCAATGGATTCCATATCCATATGGTTGGTCGGTTCATCCATCAACATGACATTGTGGCGTCCCAAAATCAGTTTGCCATACATCATGCGCCCTTTTTCTCCGCCGGACAACACTCTCACCGGTTTTCTGACATCGTCTCCCGAAAACAGCAATCTTCCCAGAACAGACCGTACAGTCTGGTCATCATCCCCTTCCTTGGTAAAACGGGCCATCCAGTCGGTCAGATTCAATTCATTCTCAAATTCTTCCGCCGTATCCTGCGGCATATAACCGATATTGGCATGCTCCGCCCATTTGACGGAACCTGAATCCGCTTTCATATGACAGGCCTCAGCACCCAGACAGCGCAAAAGCGTTGTCTTGCCGGCCCCATTGGCACCGATAATCGCCACCTTTTCTCCCGCCTCGATCATGATATCGAAATGACTGAAAATCGGACGGTCATATGATTTGGACAGGTTTTCGGCTTCCACGGCCAGACGATGCAATTTCTTTTCGGATTCAAAACGGATATAGGGATGCACGCGACTGGACGGTTTGACATCCTCGACCCGGATTTTTTCAATCTGGCGTGCACGGGACGTGGCCTGTCTGGCCTTGGACTTGTTGGCGGAAAAACGCCGGACAAACTCCTGCAATTCGGCGATCCGTTCCCTGGCCTTGGCATTCGCGGCCTGTTGCTGCGCCCTGGCCTGGGCTGAAGCCAGCATATAATCGTCATAATTGCCGGGGTAGACTTTCAGCGTACCGTAATCCATATCGGCAATATGCGTGCAGACCTGATTCAGGAAATGGCGGTCGTGCGAAATGATGATCATGGTGGAATCGCGTTCGTTCAACACGTTTTCCAGCCAGCGAATGGTATTGATATCCAGATTGTTGGTCGGTTCATCCAGAAGAAGGATATCCGGATCGGAAAAGAGCGCCTGTGCCAGCAGGACACGCAGTTTCCATCCCGGTGCCACCGCACTCATTGGTCCTTCGTGAAATTCCAGACCGATACCGACTCCCAAAAGCAACTCGCCGGCCCTCGCTTCCGCCGTATAACCGTCGTATTCGGCAAATTTCGCTTCCAGCTCCGCCGCTCTCATGTAATCATCATCCGTCGCGTCAGGATTGGCATAAATGGCATCGCGCTCCACCATCGTCTGCCACATTTCTGTATGCCCCATCATGACGACATCAAGGACACGCCTATCTTCATAGGCAAACTGGTCCTGTCGAAGTTTGCCGAGCCGTTCATTCGGATCAAGCATCACGGTACCCGATGTCGGCTCCAGATCTCCCCCCAGAATTTTCATGAAAGTCGATTTGCCCGCTCCGTTCGCTCCGATCAGGCCATAACGGTTGCCTTCACCGAATTTGACGGAAATGTTTTCGAACAGCGGCTTCGGGCCGAACTGCATGGTAATATTGGCAGTAGAAAGCACGGTTATCCTTGTACGATGTTGATAAAACCGGTTATTTTACCAAA carries:
- a CDS encoding ABC-F family ATPase, yielding MLSTANITMQFGPKPLFENISVKFGEGNRYGLIGANGAGKSTFMKILGGDLEPTSGTVMLDPNERLGKLRQDQFAYEDRRVLDVVMMGHTEMWQTMVERDAIYANPDATDDDYMRAAELEAKFAEYDGYTAEARAGELLLGVGIGLEFHEGPMSAVAPGWKLRVLLAQALFSDPDILLLDEPTNNLDINTIRWLENVLNERDSTMIIISHDRHFLNQVCTHIADMDYGTLKVYPGNYDDYMLASAQARAQQQAANAKARERIAELQEFVRRFSANKSKARQATSRARQIEKIRVEDVKPSSRVHPYIRFESEKKLHRLAVEAENLSKSYDRPIFSHFDIMIEAGEKVAIIGANGAGKTTLLRCLGAEACHMKADSGSVKWAEHANIGYMPQDTAEEFENELNLTDWMARFTKEGDDDQTVRSVLGRLLFSGDDVRKPVRVLSGGEKGRMMYGKLILGRHNVMLMDEPTNHMDMESIEALNIALEKYTGTLLFVSHDREFVSSLATRILEVRDGQIIDFRGSYDEYLHSQGIE
- the nadA gene encoding quinolinate synthase NadA → MQNSGIKEVQYELPEMQSGARTVANAWARVPRELSRQEKQEYREKIKKLLKEKNAVLVAHYYVDGDIQDLAEETGGCVADSLEMARFGRDNPAKTLVVAGVRFMGETAKILSPDKKILMPDLDACCSLDLGCPADEFAAFCDAHPDRTVVVYANTSAAVKARADWMATSSIGLEIVRHLHEEGKKILWGPDRHLGSYIQEQTSADMLLWQGSCLVHDEFKAAELYLLKQEHPGAKVLVHPESPASVVAQADVVGSTSQILNAAKTMDATTFIVATDKGIFHKMQQQIPGKTFIEAPTAGHGATCKSCAQCPWMAMNSLENLARTLETDKNEIFVDGETAKKAIVCIERMLDFSAQQKAKAQDREAVLTSGMGVA